The sequence TCCTTTAAAGTTTCGAGTCGAAAGTGCTCATTTGAAACggtattgaaaaaaatgcttaccTTGCGTTTTCTTTTGCTGTCTTTGGAGAAGGCATCTGCCATGTAGCGATGTTTCATCGCCtctgtttgcttgttttttgtctttgacgaagaggaggaggaggagttagTGGCTTTAACGGTGGAATTAACAGCTGTGTCCGGGACCCTCTTGAGGAGACAGAGGTCTATGTGCACCACCAGGTTCCCCAGTCCACGTTGGGAAGGCGCCGCGGCCTGTTCGCTTCGCCCGAACGGGACCAGAGTGTAGAGTCTGTGCCTGGTCTCACTCTGCCGCCCCTCGCCTTGGCTTTCGGAGGTCTTTCCTCTGGGCTTGCTAGAATCCGGTCTACCAGAGACGTTTTGACTTCTCCTGCGAAGTTTCTGGAGTGAAGTCGAGTCTGCCGGAACCTTGGCGACTTGTGTCTGATATTCCGAATCGGAATTTGTCAGAGCAGAGGATGAGCAAGACTGTCCTTGAGGAGGCGGGCTGAGTGAAGATGAAGAGTCTCGCCGCTTGGTCTTCTTCTGTGTTCTTCTTTGGGGCTGCGTGTGATGGTTCTGAAGTTGTCGCTCTTTGAAATGGATTGTTTGGCACTCACGGATTTGTTGTTTCTCCCGAGGCCTCCTCGGCTGCTTCTCGATAACTaccgcctcctcttcctcctcttctgcgGAAGTCTCGATCCAGCGATGTCTCAGGAGCTGCTCCTCCGCCAGCCTCCTGTCTTCCTTTCTCGCCTCCTCCCTGTGCCTATCTTCTCTCCTTCTGTCTTTCCTCCCCTCGGCTTGAGGAACTTCTCTGTGGACCACGTCACGTTTCTTGTCCTGGGGCTTCTTGTGTGATGttctcgaaacattaacagcaCTCGGCTTGGCCCAGGGTTGTGGGTTAGGACATGGTCTCGGGCGATTAACAGCTTTGGCGCTCGGGCCTTGACCGATGCTGTTTTCACGGCCAGTTGGAAGAAGGTGTTGAGAACTGTGCCGAAGCGGAGAACGAGCCTTGCCGTCTGCGCTGCGGCCGGGTCGGTCTCCCTGAATGCGCTCGTATTGCGACGGCTTTTTATTGCCTGGATGGGAACGGTTCTGCGGTCTGTGACTATCACTGCGGGTTAAGACGgctttggatttgttttgtttttggtctcTGGGTTCTGCGGGCCTCGCCTTGGAGGGAGGCTTGGTGCTATTTGTGAGCTTGGTTTTGGCCTCAGAGTTAGACAATGGGTCAATCCGTGACCTAAATTCTGTCCTGTGGGGAGGTGGTGCTGCGTACAGATGACTTTGAACCTCAGGGTAGTGGTAACCCTGCAAAGGAGATGAAGTGGGACTTAACTGAGGTCCTCTGTGACTTGGCTTTGGGCTATGCTGCACTCTTGAGCTCCCGCATGGACTTGGGATTTCACTTGGAACTGGACTCAGTATGGAACTGCGCCTGCTATTGCTGGGACTTGGGCAGGTGCTCGGACAGAAGCCGTAATCGGGACTCAGCAGGGGGCTGCCTGGCCTGTAGCTCAATTGCGGGCTGGGAATGGGGCTTTGGCTAGGGCTGTATTCCTGATTGCTGTCCCAGCATCTTGCCGGAGACGGTGCTTTGCGCGGGGAGGGCGGATCTCCAGAAATGCTATGGTAATGGTCACTTGGAGCTACCTTGTTCTGGGACTTCTTCAGCCACTTATCCAATTGCCACTGGGCAGCTGTGGAGCGATCAGTCTGCAGAGATCATTGAAGAAAATGTAACTTCAGCGTATAAGccaatcaaatacattttgtgttttatgtaaCTGTGTTTGAGAGTGAATACATCTCAAATATGCACAGCAAACATTCCAAAGCAAGCTGGCTGCTTATCACCAGCACCCCAGTGAATATTTGTTCTTAAAGCGACACATACACATGTAATCTCAAAGATGACACACAGTTTGCACTGTGATTCATTTTTGAATTTCGGAGAGAATAAAGGACATATTGGATTCCATGAACCTaacatgtatttttgtttttggagtcCCCGCAACCACGGAGAGAAAATGGAGCCAGTCACACAAAAAGACTGAGACCAAGATTTGGAGCTGTACGGCAAATGTGACAGTACTGCCaatcaagaataaaaaataaaccaacattAAGATGTTGAGAAAGCAAATTCATTTTATCTACCTGACATGTCCCATTTTCAAACCTTTTTTGATCTAACAAAACGAGATTTGAATGAATCCGTTTGCTATACACACTTTTGATGCTCACTgaactgaattttttttttcatgatataGCTGACAAACCTCAGAGACATATTTCAATCCTATCTTTAGAAGTACCGCTTCACTTGGAATAAGCAATCTCCCAAACTATTTGTGCCgaacacttttatttatttatttatttattccttcTGTGATCTTACGACATGGATAGACACAAGGATCGGTCACTGACACCCGTGTAAGttccaaataaataacatggaggTGATCGAGTTTTGAACTCCGATCACCGGATTCAGAGTCTGGAGTGCTAACCGTGACActacaacacaacaaaaaagtctTACCGCTGTTCCTCAAACTCACATGCAGACTGCCAGCGACACAACCCGTCCGATGCTTTCAAAGAACTCAAAGTTTACCCAACAAATGAGTGACAGGGCAAGCATACGAGTGAatatgggggggaaaaaaagttttgggaAAAATACTCACAGCTGCAGAGCAAAGTTGCCCCTGCTCCCTGTCTCTTCGCCTCTCGTCTTCTCCCTTCCCTCCGGCAGCCAAGCAGCAGCGCTAATATTAAACTTCCACTCCTCAAGTCAAACAGCGAGCCCCCTCCTACTCGCCACATCCCTCGACCTCTTTCCAGGGAAGACACTACATCGCTTGTACCGTCTGGACTTCCCTccccttttcttctcttctggTCCACCCTACCTCTTTCGTACCTATAACTCTGGACTGGCCGCCTGAACAGCTCCAACCTCGTCTCGTCCTTTCGGAGACACTCAGCGTAAATGGAAAACACATGGTctacccccccctcccccctccacaGCCTCACATAAACTCCACTCCCCATTTTTGCCATAGAGGCCCAATGTGTTGCATGGTGGGACATCTACAGGGCCTTGCTTTCATGAAAGAGGAGCAGGTTGCCCCTTCGTCCCCCCACATACCAAGCATCTCAGAGCAGCCCACCACTCTCCACAGGATTCCACCCACAGTATACCATGCTTAACACGTCAACACTAACAATGTAATCGGACACTTGGAACTGGAAAGATCCAGCTCATTTTGccctttgaaaagaaaatacggTCCTAAACTAGAATATAAAAccagaccaaaaaaataaataaaaaatgctgctATATAGTCCTCATTTAAATTGGTTTGTTTTCGGCCTGAACAGACTTACCCTGTGTGCTAGTTATGTTTTAGGATGGGACACATTAACAGTGAAGTTAAAATGATGTGTGAGTTTTTCTGCTGGTACTCCAGCTTTCTCTCACATTCTAAAAACAAGCAtgttaaatgaaatgaagatTTTAAATTGACCATTTGGGTGAATGTGAGTGTTAaaggttgtttgttttgtgctctACCCGCCTGCCACCAAAAGTTAGTCAGGGTGGAAGGGTgagtaggtaggtaggtaggtaggtaggtaggtaggtaggtaggtaggtaggtaggtaggtaggtaggtaggtaggtaggtgggtaggtgggtgggtggatggatggatggatggatggatggatggatggatggatggatggatggatggatggatggatggatggatggatggatggatggatggatggatggatggatggatggatggatggatggatggatggatggatagatagatagatagatagatagatagatagatagatagatagatagatagatagatagatagatggatgggtGATAGATatgtagatagatagatcgatCGATAGatagatcgatcgatcgatcgatcgatagatagatagatgatagctggatggatggatagatagatagatagatagatagatagatagatagatagatagatagatagatagatagatagatagatagatagatagatagatagatagatagatagatagatagatagatagatagatagatagatagatagatagatagatagcaATCACTCCACTGTGTACCCTGTCATCATCTGGGATAGGTTCCAGCTACACAACAACCCTAATGAGGTCAAAGGCTTtaggaaatggatggatgtgtaaTCCTAGTTAGTGTACGCTGTTGCCGTGTCTGATGTCAACATGACTTCCCTTCCTGGGGGCTTTTGTTCCGTAAGAGTGAGCCTGTTGACATGACACCCAGGCAATAATTCCCAAAGCTACCGCACAGCCCCTGAGCTACTTcctccaccttttttttttttttcaaactcacACTTGcattcctccctccctcccacccacACCTGCCGTCATAAGTGCCTCCAGGCCACCGCTCCCACATCATCCAGACAACCGAGCAAGACACAAACAGAAAAGACAGGGATGGGCGATAGGAGAGGAGGCAGCAGCGGCCCTTTGTGCTTACCTCCTTGTTGCTGCTGCATGGGGACTGTGCATCTGTGGGCCAAGCAGCTGGGCTGGAGCTCCGGGAATGAAGGCTCCCGCTGAGCGACTCCACGGAAGAGTGGGATTGCGATGAGTTCGAGCTGGAATGTCTCACCCTCCTGCCATTTGTGCGCGACACACTGTCAGtcagcacacacgcacgcacgccagcagaaggaaGGGTTAGCAAAGTACTCCTTTTATGGGTACACAGTGATACGAACATTCAAAACGagcaaaaattgaaataaGTAGACAAATCTTTAAGGAGGTACATCCATGCCTCGAAACAACCATTCATACACAAGATGTTTTAACCTTACGGGAAGGTTTTCGGTGTGCGGGAGGAAGTTGGAGCAAAGATTTGAACCGAGAACCTCTCGACTCTGAGGCAAACATGCTAGCCACAACATATTTACAGCCACGTTACAAAAGTGATTTCGAAGAAAGAGTCATTTAGGAGCCTTTACATTCAGGTGAGGATCAGAAGAGAGGTGTCATTATGTCATCAGCAAGCCCTTTCATACAATTTCTGGGAAACCAGTATTTATCCACCTCAGCATTTCACACAGAACCCAGTGAAGGTGAATGCAAGCGCAATTTCAATGGAATCCTGCATTTAGTGCAGTTCATTCTTTGGTGATGTACAAAATATCGACTTTACGTTCAACATAACAGGGTAGGGAGACGTGATTGCCAGGTAttaaaccacacacacacacacacacacatacaggtGTCTGCCATGCATGAATACCTGTGTTCTTCCCATGAAGCTGATTCACGAGTTGCCTTTCGaagcacaaagcaaaaaaaactgaaagtaAACATCCTCGATCACAGAAGTCAAATATAAACACATTGGTAACTTAGTTTTGCCCCAAACCTTTTACAGGCTTGTTTGGCCTAATGTTAATTGTCAGTGTGCTTCCTAAATCCACGCATTCACTACAACTTGTATTTCACCCAATAGGCAAATAGTAATCCCACCTACCCTTTGCGCGTCATCCTCATCGCTGCTTAATCTTAAATCATCAACAAGCATTCtacaaaaggaaagaaaaagagaaattcAAAAGGAACACGTTCTTTCTTGTTACTGTATTGGTCAAACTAAAGGACACGGGTTTGTGTGTTCTTACCTACACAGCCAATAAAGATGATTGTGATCAATGTGTTAGATTGGCATGGTTGtaatatttgtaatttattaaaactaccgtaattttcggactataagtcgcaccggagtataagtcgcaccagccataaaatgcccaaaaaagtgaaaaaaaacatatatatgtatataagtcgctcctgagtataagtcgcccccccacccaaactatgaaaagaaccgcgacttatagtccgaaaattacggtatatcaAATTTAACACTGGCAATTTTACAATGTGCCTTATTGTGatgaataatattaataatcattaaaaataacagtAATCTGAGCAAATGTGTTGTTTCAGAGTGTGTAACAGACTTTGCATTAATCACTAACCGAGAAGAAGCTCAAAGGGGGTCGGTGGCCCCTGAGTTCCACActgacatttgtgtttgtgccttTGAGGTTTAAGAAGCTGCTGTGACTTATGTTTTCCTCATGTGTCACTTACGACTTGTGAGGCGCCACATGGGGATGACGGGTCATTCGCAGCCCCCAACCTGTCGGAATGAGACATGGACAGCGCATGTAAAGTCATGTTACGATGATTATAACACATTTAAATTCCCACATCCAAACGGATACCTTGCCTCTGTTGTGTTGTCGGCTGTTTTCCATCCTTTAAACAGATCGGGAGTAGAAATGTGACTACACAAAtgacattgaaatgaaatataattgaaaataaacaaatgtaccGCAGCGTTGAAGAGGATTCCCTGGTCACCTGCTAAGGCTTGTTCTGATGGGCACGACTGAGTCATGTCCTGTTGGATCATACATTATctttaacacacacaagaatctcAGGAATCCTCAAACGTTTTTGTTTACGATGAATCCAACCAAGATGTTCTGGAAAAACATGTCTCAAAAGTCAAACAGGTTTGAaatttgtgtcttttgtgATGCCACTATAAATGTGTAGGCAAAATGTGATGATAACCACAGAATAAGAAATGGAACCACTGCAAAATACATTAGGAAATAGACTGGCTCCTTGGTACAATGAATGCAagtgaatgaagaaaaaaatcaaacagaagTTGCAAAGTTTAATCAAGTTTCAATGCTGCAGGTTTTACTATTCAAATTTCCAtgtgttttcttcttcactaGGGTCACGGGTAAGATGGAGACTactccagctgactttggttGAGAGATTGCCCCTGTACCGGTCGatagccaatcgcagggcataGATTACAAAAAATTAACTATTTAGACCAGCGGTGTCAAACGTATTTTTGTCATCATAGCTttcttcggagggccattatgactattaacccaaataaatgtatgaaggcctcgtattatatacagtatagactacacaacaaattgatgaataacgagttttcaaatctgaaataaaggaaaaaatgttcaaatactttaaaaagatgaatcgTAAAAAAtgctagcaatatctctattttttttaaagtgaaaagaatttgcaattttagcaCTGACATAAATTTGATTTGTcctcgcgggccacataaaatgatgtggcgggccgcatttgccccccgggccttgagtttgacacctatgattGAGACAATTCAGAGTCTTAGTTaacttgcatgtttttggaactGAAACCCAACATGCAAACTCAACAAAACCCCAATCTCAAAACAGTGAGGCAGGTGACCTAACCGTTTTGTCGCCTGCAGCTGAAAGTTAACATGGAATACACAATTTGACATATTCAGATTTTCAGTGTTACGTACGATTTTATCACATTTTATTCGgaaacagtttttaaaaaatatatattttaacatgttcattttgaaaatgtgaaattttacaCAGGCTGCTTCTAATCTTTTATCACAGTGATTCTCAGAGTGTGGTACGCAGGTTCTCTCTGGTGGTATTTTAATGATGATCTCCAGGATGGTATGAGAGCCTATTCTTGAAGTGGTGCATCGTGTACCAGGTTTAGGAACCACCGTCTTAGCACATCACACCTGACCTACTTTTGATATTTCGCTATAGAAATGTGATGTTTCATTAAGCGTCTGTAGCTATTGTGGATTAAACTTCTTTATTTGACTTTGCATTTGAGCAAAGGacatcaaatttgtttttggtgtgtgttttggggggaTGATATGAAAACTCAGGAGGTGTAAAGGAAACCTACCGGCTCGCTCCTCCGTGCTACCCAGTTGCATGGGTTCAGCACCTTCTAATAGCAGAGCAGTCCCAGGTACAGTGATCTTTTCAGTAAACATTAAACATAAACCTAAAGTGCTCAGAAGTTTTGTGGTTTGTCATCCATATGCATTTTGTCAAATTCCAGCGTCATCACGATCAAGTTATTTCAGGGACCTTTGttggtttttctttcttttaacaGAAGGGTACCAACGATGTGATGGGACTGTTCTcacttcatttgttttatctCATATTTAGTCCCAAAAAAGAGCGGTGTCAACAAGTTTCTGTCAAAACACACTTCATCTTACTGAGAAATCTTTCTAATAGTTTTGTGACCTTATTTAGCAGtatgaaaataatataaatataataagttACTAGTATTATGAATATAAATGCTGCAATGAATATGCAAttagtcaaatgttttcataaatGCGTGATATAATAAAAAGCGGGTCCTTACCCTCCAAATATTTTTGGCACAGCTGTGTTGGCCTCTCTTTACCTGTACACAAGAGACATACCCGTGTGTGATAGGAAGAGCAAAGGACAGTCAAAGGTCATCACTAATTATAAGTGAtggtgcacacacgcacgcacagtaGCCAAACTAACAATGCAAACCAACTAATTCACACTTAAGATGTTTCAAAGTCACACTCATGCTGTCTTAGTTGCAGGTGTGCAGGTGAATGATGAGGAACGAAGATATTAGTCACTGTAAGAAATGACAGGGAGTCAGTGAGTCATACTGTCTGCTTGAAATCACAGCTGCAGATGAGTAGGAGGAAGGGGAGTGTGTGCATATTGCAAAATGATCTTTCGCTTCCCGCCCTTCTACCCCATGCCTCCCCCGCATGTTACTCGCCTTTTTGCTGCTCCCCCTTCAGATGTACATGAGAGCAGAAACCTCAGTTGCATCCAACTATCTATTCTTCTACAGGGCTTGGGGTCACAGCTGACTTTCGGGCAGGGATTGTCAACCgcggccctctagtggtcaacCCGAATAAATGTACGAACGCTTCATATTATAAACAGTATAAGCTacgaaataaaacttgttttcaaattagactagtaaaaactgttcaaatatttgacaattttgatttttaaaagtgaagacaatttgcaattttagtaatgacatgaatttgatgcacaatttgatgTGGCggaccgtatctggcccccgggccttgagtttgacacctgtgcactACTGTATCTTACCTGTGACCCCAATGAGAACAACCGCAATAGAAAATAGATGCAAGGTCTGCTGACAGCCATTGCTAGTGTAGGGGTCCACATAGCTCATTTTCATGCAGCGAGCATGAGCTTCCCATTCAGTGCCACCTTTAGAATGAATAGCCATTTTAGTAAATGAATAGAGTGTATGGAACTTCATTGTGCTTTAATTTTCGTCCGTGCGCCGTCTGTTCAAAATCATCACCCGCGTGTGCCTATGTCTGTGCATGTATAAATGAATGACCCATTTTGCCCTCCTTCATTCATGACTCACAAAGGTCACTTGGCTAGACCGGAAGCCCACGGAGGAGAAAAGGGCTCAAGTGTGCCATCGTCAGTTCATCAGTGCCATATGAGGTCAAAGAGAAACAGTTCTTTGAGTTCCAATTAGCAGGCTATTATAACACATGGGCCATGCTGTAGACTTGTGGCGCAATACCCTGATGAACGGACGAAGCCACGAGGGATAGAGTCAACCGCAACCCAGCAAACAAAACACCTGCCAAGAGCTGCAAGACTTTTCAAGAGGCTAACATTCTTCAAATACGTAGCTGCCATTTGGTGGATAGTGtacataaaaacatatattCTGGATTGCAGGCGGAATGCTCCTTTAAAATAAACTTTCTACAATGGGTAGCATGAAATGAAGCAAGACTTTcatccaaaagaaaaagaatcaatTGTTGATGACTAAGCTGACAGACTCTGATTCCTTTGTATTTCTATGAAAGTCAATTCCATGTGGTTTTTGTTTCATACAAAATCGTAAGTTCATGTTGGATCAactgaatatttttgtgttaaaCTGATGactgacaaataaaatatactttgaaaatattctaaTTTACACGTGAAGAAGCTATGGGATGCCTCTTTCCAATGTAATTACgttgattttaatttgaacaaatgttaaatttgattttaatttaataatgcACATGAAGCATGGCTCAGTTCTGGATTGAATTTGGTTTAAGTTAAATTTATTTAGGATCATAAGTACCAAGTTGTTTCCGATAGACTGTAACCCTGGAATTTGTAATTATGacactatttatttttatttttaatcgctacatttttaaatttgaaaggTTTTGAATGTTAACTTTATTTCATAGTATTAGTGCAGAAATTCTTACTTGAATTTAATTAGGATTCCTGGAATATTCCCAAAAagtttggattaaaaaaaatatttgttaaaatgttaaataatCATCAGATAACCTAGTGCTTGAACATCTTAATTGGATTTGATTTTATACTGCCACTACAAGTGCAATCAGGAATCAATCTGGATTAACCTTGATTTAACATTACAATTTAGGAGCAGGCAGACAAGTAACCTACCAAATTTCAAATCAATAATCATTTGACATGAACAGATGCATTTACTTGGTTATTGTTTGGGGTGAGTTTGTCCATTACAAAATTGCATTTAGGTCCTTTTCTGAAGTCATCTGTGAATTGCATTAGAACACTTCTGGAACATTACCAAAGAAAGCATTAAAACCCAAATCATGTggccattttaaaaagtggaACCAAGAAATTGTACactacacacgcacacagttgaaaacacacacgcacacgtacgCCCGcccgcgcgcgcgcacacaacaCCCGCCTTGTCGGAGACTTAGCTCTTCCTCACCTGAGAAAAAAGGCATCGGTGCAGCAAAAAGCCAAAGGAAAGTTTCCCCCTGCCACTGCACAGGACAGTGGGCATTGTTCCTGCCTGGATGCTCAGAGCCCCGTGTGCTTGTCCATATTAAGCTCAAGTCGCGTGACGACACGCAGCCTGCTTTTTTGCTCTTGCCGCTgttgaggaggaagatgatgagCAGGATCATGATGAAGCCCCGTGTGGTTACCGTGGAGGGCAGTTGGAGGCGGGCTGGTGACGTCACAAAGACGTCGGGATGCTGGGGACGATCACGACCCAGGAGAGTGGACTGTGACTAGTCTCCAACTAACAGTGGTGGGTAAATTCCTTCCTAAATCGAATACATTACTAGTTACTTGTGTTTGAAAGTCGGGTTTCTTTTCAATATTACTGCCTGTGGAGTCATGAGTTACCATATTTAAATTACTTTTGAATTAAAATCGGGATTCATTTAATTGATAATGAGTTGACTTTAAAAcgaaaatgcaaaatttgcAACCATACTGTAGCTGGTTAAGTTAACGTGTAAAGAGAATCTTTTCCTACACAGCGTGTCGTATAAtgttaaatgttatttatttattggacCAACTATTAGTACTGACATTTAACATTCAACTCTGTGTATTAATACTTATTAGTTTAATTATAGATATTGGAACTGATATTTGgtccaataaataaataggtaAATAATACCATAAATGAATcccataaaaacaagaaatatgAAACACAAAGGGTACATTGTCAatttcctaaaaaaaattctaaaaaatCTACCAAAAACTAGATATAAAAAATACAGCTGAGTAACAATTTGTAAagataaaatgcataatagggatggatggatggatggatggatggatggatggatggatggatggatggatggatggatggatggatggatggatggatggatggatggatggatggatggatggatggatggatggacgacagacagacagatggccGGGCAGATGGACGGATGATTAATATCATTcaaaacatgttaaaaaatgagaaaagtaTGTTTCACCTGCACAATTGACACACTGGTGAGAAGCTGGTCAAGTAGTTGATTTTTACTCGACTCCATCACAACCATGATTGTTGATTGATTTTTGTAGTTGTAGAGAACTGTGCTACATCATACTAAGAAGGCTACCTAATCATTTGCGAACTGTAATGTGATGGAAGAAGATGAAATTATTAGCAGTAGAACCTCAGTACTGTGCCTCTGTTTACTTATTTCTTGCTTTGGTTTCCTTCACAAATGAGACATAGTATTATGAGACATAAATGGTTCATCCTTTGAAATGTCTGTCTCTATGGAAAGTGTGTTTGTAACAGAAAACAGGCCTTACTGAAAACGTCTGGGCTTTGTAGCCCGTATGAATAGCAAGTTAGCATTAGAAACGGGATGCTAAATTCAGTTGGGCGGCTTTTTCCGTCAACATAATCCCCGTGGCGGGATTATAGCGAACATATGTCCGACCATCTATCCCTGCATGCTG comes from Syngnathus acus chromosome 21, fSynAcu1.2, whole genome shotgun sequence and encodes:
- the aff3 gene encoding AF4/FMR2 family member 3 — protein: MPTVLCSGRGKLSFGFLLHRCLFSQVKRGQHSCAKNIWRDMTQSCPSEQALAGDQGILFNAADGKQPTTQQRQGWGLRMTRHPHVAPHKSMLVDDLRLSSDEDDAQRATRESASWEEHSVSRTNGRRVRHSSSNSSQSHSSVESLSGSLHSRSSSPAAWPTDAQSPCSSNKETDRSTAAQWQLDKWLKKSQNKVAPSDHYHSISGDPPSPRKAPSPARCWDSNQEYSPSQSPIPSPQLSYRPGSPLLSPDYGFCPSTCPSPSNSRRSSILSPVPSEIPSPCGSSRVQHSPKPSHRGPQLSPTSSPLQGYHYPEVQSHLYAAPPPHRTEFRSRIDPLSNSEAKTKLTNSTKPPSKARPAEPRDQKQNKSKAVLTRSDSHRPQNRSHPGNKKPSQYERIQGDRPGRSADGKARSPLRHSSQHLLPTGRENSIGQGPSAKAVNRPRPCPNPQPWAKPSAVNVSRTSHKKPQDKKRDVVHREVPQAEGRKDRRREDRHREEARKEDRRLAEEQLLRHRWIETSAEEEEEEAVVIEKQPRRPREKQQIRECQTIHFKERQLQNHHTQPQRRTQKKTKRRDSSSSLSPPPQGQSCSSSALTNSDSEYQTQVAKVPADSTSLQKLRRRSQNVSGRPDSSKPRGKTSESQGEGRQSETRHRLYTLVPFGRSEQAAAPSQRGLGNLVVHIDLCLLKRVPDTAVNSTVKATNSSSSSSSKTKNKQTEAMKHRYMADAFSKDSKRKRKLENGVSHKESKRNTPQAKDAASGTKSSLHVAECSISTETMHNGFLEEYLDDKQPLSPLSPLSDSPETTQLTSKAKNGELYHKNKDKSKDSALQPKKEVDYVKVSRRPLSDSWGPAGHRAAVANTETPHHAEYYLHEAKRMKHRADAMVDKLGKAVNYVDAALSFMECGKAMEDGPLEAKSPYTMYAETVELIRYAMRLKSHSGPGARQEDKQLAVLCFRCLALLYWQMFRLKKDHALKYSKVLLDYFKTSPKVPLMPSCWNDTGKDTGGPSPPQLPDATKHIRRGSHGDSASPSLISIPQRIHQMAANHLNITNSVLYSYEYWEVADNLAKESKEFFNYLNTLSGPLTLHSSIVHAVQYTRQALQWIRISAKLN